One genomic segment of Candidatus Atribacteria bacterium ADurb.Bin276 includes these proteins:
- the gyrB gene encoding DNA gyrase subunit B, with protein MEEPRKNDIKNYGAEQIQVLEGLEAVRKRPSMYIGNTSVEGLHHLVFEVVDNSVDEALMGYCDEIIVTIQKEGSVMVQDNGRGIPVGVHQKVGRSAVEVVLTKLHAGGKFDRYSYKISGGLHGVGVSVVNALSEWLEVEIHQNQKIWRQRYERGKPINDLVDAGLTNHTGTVIRFLPDPEIFPDRNFHFDILAQRLKELAFLNEGLKICLKDERNEKEKEYCYHGGIKSLVSYLNRGKNVVHNDPIFLKGEKDEVKVEVAFQYNDSYLENLISFTNNINTIEGGSHVSGFKLAINRSFSEYIERYQLIKEKEEMPTGNDIREGLCAVISVLVPEPQFEGQTKTKLGNIEVKGIVEEVTYSYLSSFLEENPDVAKAICEKIIQAARAREAARKARELARKKNSIDSSSLPGKLADCSSRDPKESEIFIVEGDSAGGSAKQGRDRRFQAILPLRGKILNVEKANLHKILSNAEIRNIVAALGCGIGFDFVIDKLRYYKVIIMTDADVDGAHIRTLLLTFFYRYMKPLIENGKIYIALPPLYRIRDNKKDAYAYSDKELEKILKDFKNKKYTIQRYKGLGEMNPEQLWETAMDPKTRTLKQVSIEDGIEAEEIFSILMGDAVDPRREFIREHAHEVVNIDI; from the coding sequence TTGGAAGAACCAAGAAAAAATGATATAAAAAACTATGGAGCAGAGCAGATACAGGTTTTAGAAGGTTTAGAGGCAGTTAGAAAACGACCATCCATGTATATTGGGAATACATCAGTAGAAGGCCTCCACCATCTTGTGTTTGAAGTTGTTGACAATAGCGTGGATGAAGCATTAATGGGATATTGTGATGAGATAATTGTAACAATTCAAAAAGAAGGCAGTGTGATGGTGCAGGATAATGGGAGAGGAATTCCAGTTGGAGTTCATCAAAAGGTTGGCCGTTCAGCAGTAGAGGTAGTCCTCACCAAACTCCATGCTGGAGGGAAGTTTGATCGATACTCCTATAAAATATCCGGCGGTCTCCACGGGGTGGGAGTATCCGTTGTAAATGCTTTATCAGAATGGTTAGAGGTAGAAATCCACCAAAACCAAAAAATTTGGCGACAAAGGTATGAGCGGGGTAAACCGATAAATGATTTGGTCGATGCCGGTCTTACTAACCACACAGGAACGGTAATTCGTTTTCTTCCCGACCCCGAAATATTCCCAGATCGCAATTTTCACTTTGATATTTTAGCTCAAAGGTTAAAAGAACTAGCCTTTCTCAATGAAGGTCTAAAAATTTGTTTAAAAGATGAACGTAACGAAAAAGAAAAAGAGTATTGTTATCACGGTGGAATAAAGTCTCTTGTTAGCTATTTGAACCGAGGTAAAAACGTTGTACATAACGATCCAATTTTTCTTAAAGGTGAAAAGGATGAAGTAAAAGTTGAGGTTGCTTTTCAATATAACGACAGCTACTTGGAAAACCTTATTTCTTTTACCAATAATATTAATACCATAGAAGGTGGTAGTCACGTAAGCGGTTTCAAGTTGGCGATAAATAGATCATTCTCAGAATATATAGAACGTTATCAGCTTATAAAAGAAAAAGAGGAAATGCCGACCGGAAACGACATTCGAGAGGGGCTATGTGCAGTAATTAGTGTTCTTGTCCCTGAACCACAGTTTGAAGGGCAGACTAAAACCAAGCTTGGAAACATAGAGGTTAAAGGTATTGTGGAGGAAGTTACATATAGCTATCTTTCTTCCTTCTTAGAAGAAAATCCTGATGTGGCTAAAGCTATATGCGAAAAAATAATTCAAGCGGCAAGGGCCCGTGAAGCTGCTCGTAAAGCCCGCGAATTAGCTCGAAAAAAGAACAGCATCGACTCATCCAGTCTCCCTGGGAAATTAGCGGATTGTTCAAGTCGGGATCCCAAGGAATCGGAAATATTTATAGTTGAGGGAGATTCGGCAGGAGGCTCAGCAAAACAAGGAAGAGATCGCCGTTTCCAGGCAATTCTACCCCTAAGGGGGAAAATTCTCAACGTTGAGAAGGCAAACCTTCATAAAATTCTTTCCAACGCTGAAATCCGCAACATTGTTGCTGCCTTAGGATGTGGAATTGGATTTGACTTTGTCATTGATAAATTACGCTACTATAAAGTGATAATTATGACCGATGCTGATGTAGATGGTGCCCATATCCGTACTTTATTGTTAACCTTTTTTTACCGATACATGAAGCCACTCATAGAAAATGGAAAAATTTATATTGCCCTTCCACCGCTCTATCGAATAAGGGATAATAAAAAAGATGCTTATGCTTATAGTGATAAAGAATTAGAAAAAATATTAAAAGACTTTAAAAACAAAAAATACACTATTCAACGCTATAAAGGCTTAGGAGAAATGAATCCAGAACAGCTCTGGGAAACAGCGATGGATCCCAAAACTAGAACTCTCAAGCAGGTTTCTATTGAGGATGGTATTGAAGCTGAGGAAATATTTAGCATTTTAATGGGAGATGCTGTTGATCCACGTCGTGAGTTTATCCGTGAGCATGCTCATGAAGTAGTTAACATAGACATATAA